Below is a window of Ktedonobacteraceae bacterium DNA.
CCTTGCGCGGGGCCAGAGTGACGACATGGGGCATGAGCTGCCGCTGTAACTGCGGAAGCGTGGCATCGGCCGGGATGGCCAGGAAATGAGCAGACCCGTCCCGCACTAAAGCGACTGGCTGCCGCAGTTCATAACGAACCGCCTTGAGGAGCTGGTTGATGTTCTTCTCATAGTGGTCACCGGGCGGCAGGTTCTGTACCTCGAGCAGCCGGTAAGCAACTTCCAACTCGCGTCGGTTGGTCACCTCAAAGAGGTTTGCCCAGCGATGTCTCCCGCGTCCTGTGCCGCGATACTGTGTATTCGTCACCATAGCCTCTCCTGGATCACCTCTGCTTCACTGGGACACCCCGTGTCCGCGAGTTGCTGCACGCACAGGGAACCGAAGTTACAGTGAAAGCAGGTGCCTGGCCGCTCGGCTACCTCGAACTCGCTCAAGTCCAGGTCCTCGAATCTGCCAGTGCCAATGAGTGTTTCCCGTTCTACCAAGCTTCTGTAAATGAAGTCTTCCGCCTCTTCGAGATGCTGGCTGCTCACCGGATGCACGCGTATCTGGTTCTTGAGCAGATTCGCCTCGAGGAGTTGAACTGATTCCGCCCTTACCCAGGGCCAGCGGCCGCAGCGCGCCACGGCCAGGGCATACACGAGGAGTTGGCGCGAATAATCGCTCGTTTCGCTTTCGGCGATCTTCCAGTCCACCACGGTGAGCCGACGATTCCTCTCGACATATACCAGATCCGGCGTTGCCGTCACGCTCTCCCCATTCAAGGCAAAACCGAGCGTCTGCTCCGCGACATGACCAGAGCCTGCATAGAGACGAGCGAGAAATTCGCGCTGTCCTGCGAGGTGCTCAAAACATCGGGTTATAGTGGTAGAAACCTGCTCCATGCTGGTCGGTGAAATTGCTAGCCCATATTCATGCTCGAAGAGCGCACAGTACTCGTTCGCAGCTGCTTGCTTTGTCTGGCCAGGCTCGCGGTATCGCTTCGCAGCTGAGAAAGCAAGCTGCCTTCGGGCAAGGGCCTGAGCCGCAACCGCGAGAGCTGTTGGATCGAAGGGGCGCTTCGCACGCAGATCGGCAAGAAAGTTGGTAGCCAGTATCCGATGCACAAGACTGCCCTGCCATGCCGAGAGGTGTTGAAGCTGCTTAAGGACGTAGGCTTCAGACCGGAGCGGATCATGGGCCTTATGGGAGGCGATGACGTACCCAAAGGCGTAGGCCCGCTGGCATCGCCGCATCACGGTGTGCCCTGAGTATGACCATCTCATAGGTTAACTTTCCTTGCCTCTTCTGCCATAAGTCATTCTCCCTCTTGTTCGGTCCAACATCTTTTACCGGTCATCAGGTTACTCTTCATCTTCGGCCTGCCTATCGAGATAGGCCAAGAGATCACGCCAGCCTTCGGGGCTCTTAATCGTTTCGGTAGCGCGTCGGAAGAAGCGCATCGCATCCTTGTCCCGCGCGATAGCCTCCAACACCGGCGGCACCTTGTTGGCAAGCTCCATCAACTCCAGTTCATCGACCTCTAGAATCCGCGCCAGGTCCTGAAGAGTCTTGATGGAGGGTGTATGCTCAAGACGATTATTCTCGATCTTGGAGAGATAGCTGAAATCGACGCCAGCCTGCTCAGCGAGTTGACGTTGTGTGAGGTGGTGCTGGCGTCGCAACTCCTTAATATATTCTCCCAGTGTCATAGCGCACCCCTTTCTCCTATCCACAAGTATACCAAAATGTTGACTTGAAGTCAACATCAACTTCGTTGATTCTGCGGATAAGCTTTTTTCACCGAAAGACATGCTCAGTCAATCTTCTCAGAACCTCATTTTCGTCCAAATTAATGACACGAAATGAGATGGCCTGAGAGCCAGGAGAAATGGTTGAGCTACGACAATACCCGTTGTTGTCGAGCTAATGCTGCCCACCCTCTCAAGGCTGTACAGAACTCGCTTCTCACTTTTTTTACGCTATTTTGGACGAAAATTAGGCAGAAAGATGGGTTGAGATGCTCGAAACGACACAGGAACGATGGGACGCTTCATGTGAATGAGTTGGCGGCCAGGTGCTAAATCTATGTTTAACAAGATTCACGAGAATTGCGCTGGTTGGCTGCCATACGTCCCCTTTTTATGCCCCTGTCATCTCCACTTCGTCTTTAAGATTGATGAAAGGAGCATCAGGTCTCAGGCGATAGCATCCTCTTTTTTGCCGAATCTCTCAGTGTTTGAAACGATGTCTGACAGCCGAGTCCACCTTGTCAGACAACACGGCGATTTCCCCGGCGATGTCTAACATCTTGCTGCGGCGAGCAGGGGCGTGCATTGACGAACACGCACGTCCTCTGTGAAAGAGGAAAAATCGTCCTTAAGACTATCTTCACTCAGGCGTGAGAAAATAGAACACAGAAAAAATTTGCCATGTTTGCTCTCGATTCCCACAGCCAATGCGGTTATGCTTGTCTCATCTGTAAACGCTCTCATAAGAGAGGAAAAGGAGGGAGAAGAGATGGAGCCCTATGTGAACTCTCCGCAGTTTACTGCCCGTCCAGTTCAACCCTGGTATGCAAAGCAGGAGATGGTAGAGGCCGCCAGGGCCTATGGCTATGAGGCAACCGAGGCGCTTTTGGACGATTGGATCAAGAAAGGGTTGATGGGGCACGCTGAACGAGCCGGACTTGGGCGCGGGCGCGGCTCTGTTGCCTGGTGGTCCGCTTCACAATTTACGCTGTTTGTAGAATGTCTCAAAGCGCGACAGCTTGGAAATCTCCGGATTGGCCAATTGTGCGCGTTTCCGGTATGGAGATGGGTCTACTTGAGAGAGCTAGGAGGGGTGAAGCTTCCTCAAGTCAAGCGTGCTATGGAGACCTGGGTTGCTTCCGTCAAGAGCACAATCACTGAGCGTGAGCGCAAAGAGGTGCGCAAAGGAATGAAGAAGCTGCAGGGGCGCGGCGCTTCTGGAAAACTGGCCTTAATTCAGGAACTCACCGCCATCGGGTCCTTTCAGAAGGACCCAGATCCAGACCTGCTCCGCTACCTGCTCGAGCCCGTGGTGACCGACTCTCCTCTCCAGGTCACTCTGGAGAACGGAGAAACACGCTCATCCGACATCGAAATGCTTGCGACG
It encodes the following:
- a CDS encoding PD-(D/E)XK nuclease family protein, producing the protein MRWSYSGHTVMRRCQRAYAFGYVIASHKAHDPLRSEAYVLKQLQHLSAWQGSLVHRILATNFLADLRAKRPFDPTALAVAAQALARRQLAFSAAKRYREPGQTKQAAANEYCALFEHEYGLAISPTSMEQVSTTITRCFEHLAGQREFLARLYAGSGHVAEQTLGFALNGESVTATPDLVYVERNRRLTVVDWKIAESETSDYSRQLLVYALAVARCGRWPWVRAESVQLLEANLLKNQIRVHPVSSQHLEEAEDFIYRSLVERETLIGTGRFEDLDLSEFEVAERPGTCFHCNFGSLCVQQLADTGCPSEAEVIQERLW
- a CDS encoding helix-turn-helix transcriptional regulator; translated protein: MTLGEYIKELRRQHHLTQRQLAEQAGVDFSYLSKIENNRLEHTPSIKTLQDLARILEVDELELMELANKVPPVLEAIARDKDAMRFFRRATETIKSPEGWRDLLAYLDRQAEDEE